GCTGCTGGCCGGCCCGGACGGCGTCCCGCTCGACCGCAGCGTGCTGCGCGGCTCCTTCGGCTCGCTGGCGGGGCGGCCGGAGGAGGGGTGGCTGGTCAGCTCCCGGCCCCTGCCCGCTCTGGCGCAGGACGAGGAAGTGGCCGCCGAGGAGGTGGGACCCATCCTCGCCGCCTGGCTGGGGCTCCAGCCGGGCTTGCGCCTGCTCCGCGCCGCCCGCTGAATGGGGGCGGCCGCCGGACCGGTCCCGTCCGGCGGCGTGCAGACGAGAAAGCCCGAGAACGGATGCGTCCGAACGAGATGGCCCACGTCCCGCCCCTGCGACCCGACGCTTCTGCCGCCGGGCCCGACGGGCGCCGCCTGATCAATCCCGACCTTTTTGGTTAGGTTTAAAGTGGCAGCGAGACCGAAGGCTGCCGGTTCTGCGACGCTTCTTCCCGAGAGGAGGTGTCGGAGGTGCTCGGTACCTACGGTTGGCTCGCCGTCATCGTGGTCGGCCTGGTCGTCGGCTGGCTGGTGGGGGCCTACGCCATCCCCAACCGGGAGTACCCGGCGGGCTGGATCGGCTACCTCCTGGCCGGCCTGGTGGGCGGCGTGGGCGGCGGCTGGATCCCGGGCAACTGGGGCTGGACGCTCGACCACGCCAACATGGTCGCCTCCATCGTCCTGGCGGCCGTGCTCACCTATGTGGTGGGCCTCTTCGGCAAGGCCAAGGTCTCCGGCTGAGGACGCGATCGTTCCCTGATTCATCCGGTCTGATGATCCCTCGCTGAGCGGCGCGGGCAGGGGCGGAGGCCCCTGCCCGCGGCCTTCCGGCCCCCCGCGCCGCCGCTGGGGGAGATTCCCGGCTATGATGGGCGGCGGGAGGTGGACCCTTGCCCAGCTTCGAGCAGTACTACGCCATCCGCCGGGTGAGCCGGGTGGGCTTCGGCGCGGACGGCCGCGACCTCTTCTACGTCATCGACACCAGCGGGCAGTTCAATGGCGGCACCCCCTGCGGGGCGGCTGCCCGGAGCAGCTGACCAGCTTCGACCGCGGCACCGTGCGCGCCTTCCAGCTCTCCCGCGACGGCCGCCGCCTGGCCCTGCTGGCCGACCAGGACGGCGACGAGCGCTACCAGCTCTACCTGATGGAGCCGGAGGGCGGCTGGCCGCGGCGGATCACCACGCGGGACGACGTCCAGTACCTTCTGGCGGGCGGCGCCTTCTCGCCCGACGGTCGCCGGCTCGCCTTCGCGGGGACGGAGAGCCGTCCCACCGACATGGAGCCGCTCATCCTGGACGTGGAGAGCGGCGAGGTGCGGAGCGCGGGCGGGGCGCCGGGGCGGAACCGCTACCCGGCCGGCTGGTCGCCCGACGGCTCCTCCCTGCTCGTCCTCGACCAGGAAGGGAACACCCAGGCGAACCTCTACCTCCTCCGCCTCGACGAGCCCGGCGCGGAGCCCGAACTCCTCACCCCCCACGAGGGCGAGGCCGTCTACGCGCCGGGACCCTGGCTGGAGGACGGCTCCGGCTTCTTCCTGATCAGCGACCAGGGGCGCGACTTCGCCGGGCTGGCCTTCTACCGCCTGGCGGAGCGGCGCCTGGAGTGGCTGGCGACGCCCTCCTGGGACGTCCAGGAGGTGACGCTGAGCGCCGACGAGCGCTACCTGGCCTACACCGTCAACGAGGACGGCGTCAGCCGCCTCCACGTCCTGGATCGGGCGACCGGCCGCGAGCCGGAGCTGCCCTCGCTGCCCGACGGCGTCCTCTAC
This sequence is a window from Bacillota bacterium. Protein-coding genes within it:
- a CDS encoding GlsB/YeaQ/YmgE family stress response membrane protein gives rise to the protein MLGTYGWLAVIVVGLVVGWLVGAYAIPNREYPAGWIGYLLAGLVGGVGGGWIPGNWGWTLDHANMVASIVLAAVLTYVVGLFGKAKVSG